The Clostridioides difficile genome has a segment encoding these proteins:
- a CDS encoding alanine racemase — protein MKISEIATPSFLLDLDQLEENITTIQQICTKNNKQLWPMLKTHKSTYIAKLQKDAGATGFLVGTLDEAEALINAGFKDIMLAYPYMGDANINRVVTMASKINLICATDNIECARAYSEAFSLAKIECKLLLIVDCGLHRFGVEPEKVVELATEISKLESIKIVGISSHPGQVYGCSSPEGVPDVCIQEDSAMEKSYKLLADNGFNVDIVASGSTPTVETETASKTITAIRPGNYVYYDAIQIALGCATENMCALTVVCTVISKNSNGYYIVDCGSKCLGLDKGAHGNISIVGYGIVCGHPELIIDSLSEEVGKIKVNGETDIKIGDRIRIIPNHSCSTANLTSNLLGFRGDTIEKVIEVDIRENSKQIVL, from the coding sequence ATGAAAATTTCAGAAATTGCTACACCAAGCTTTTTACTAGATTTAGACCAGTTAGAAGAAAATATAACTACAATTCAACAAATTTGTACAAAGAATAACAAACAGCTTTGGCCCATGCTTAAAACGCATAAAAGCACATATATAGCAAAACTTCAAAAAGATGCAGGTGCTACTGGATTTCTTGTTGGAACTCTTGATGAAGCTGAAGCTTTGATAAATGCTGGCTTTAAAGATATTATGTTGGCTTACCCTTACATGGGAGATGCAAATATAAACAGAGTAGTAACTATGGCTTCAAAAATAAATTTAATATGTGCTACAGATAATATAGAATGTGCAAGAGCTTACAGTGAGGCTTTTTCTTTAGCTAAAATTGAATGTAAACTACTTCTTATTGTAGATTGCGGATTACACCGTTTTGGAGTTGAACCTGAAAAAGTAGTTGAACTTGCTACCGAAATTTCAAAACTAGAGAGTATAAAGATTGTTGGGATAAGCTCACATCCAGGTCAAGTATACGGTTGTAGCTCTCCAGAAGGTGTTCCAGATGTTTGTATTCAAGAAGACTCTGCTATGGAAAAATCATATAAATTATTAGCTGATAATGGCTTTAATGTAGATATTGTGGCTTCTGGAAGCACTCCAACAGTCGAAACTGAGACTGCTTCTAAAACTATCACTGCTATAAGACCTGGAAACTATGTATATTATGATGCTATACAAATAGCTTTAGGGTGTGCTACTGAAAATATGTGTGCTCTTACTGTTGTATGTACTGTAATTTCAAAAAATAGTAATGGTTATTATATAGTTGATTGTGGAAGTAAATGTCTTGGACTAGATAAGGGTGCACATGGAAATATCAGTATTGTTGGCTATGGTATAGTTTGTGGACATCCAGAACTTATTATTGATTCACTTTCAGAAGAAGTTGGTAAAATTAAAGTAAATGGAGAAACTGATATAAAAATAGGTGATAGAATAAGAATCATACCTAACCACTCTTGTTCTACTGCAAACTTAACAAGTAATTTACTAGGTTTTAGAGGAGATACAATAGAAAAAGTAATTGAAGTAGATATACGTGAAAATTCAAAACAGATTGTACTTTAA
- a CDS encoding flavodoxin family protein: protein MKSLILYSSLTGNTKKIAHSIYDAIQGEKEIKNISEVIDNNIDYENYDIIFLGYWVDKGICDKNSKLVFENIHNKKLALFGTMGASTKGNYGINIMDKVKDVFSKDNEIVGSFICQGKIAEGLKVKYEEVLKLHPENEHIREQLNNHEESQSHPDEQEISEAVRFAKDIIAKASDM, encoded by the coding sequence ATGAAAAGTTTAATTTTATATTCAAGTTTAACTGGAAATACTAAAAAAATTGCTCACTCTATATATGATGCAATTCAAGGCGAAAAAGAAATTAAAAATATCAGTGAAGTAATTGATAATAATATTGACTATGAAAATTATGATATAATATTCTTAGGATATTGGGTAGACAAAGGAATTTGTGATAAAAATTCAAAACTAGTCTTTGAAAATATTCATAACAAAAAGCTAGCTTTATTTGGAACAATGGGAGCCAGTACGAAGGGGAACTATGGAATTAACATCATGGACAAAGTAAAAGATGTCTTTTCAAAAGATAATGAAATAGTTGGTTCATTTATATGCCAAGGAAAAATTGCAGAAGGTTTAAAGGTTAAATATGAAGAAGTGTTAAAGCTTCATCCTGAAAATGAACATATTCGTGAGCAATTAAATAATCATGAAGAATCTCAAAGTCATCCAGATGAGCAAGAGATATCTGAAGCTGTTAGATTTGCAAAAGATATAATAGCTAAGGCTAGTGATATGTAA
- a CDS encoding M20 family metallopeptidase, with protein MSTYLNEISKFVDENREEIISLWKEIVNIESYTNCKESVNKVAEKLKCEFEKEGLDCDLIDVGNNGNTLVGTLGSNRNEKPIIFSGHMDTVFEIGTFGENPFKIMEGRAYGPGVLDMKGGIVISLYVIKALNKIGYKDRPIKIVFSGDEEIGHKDSKGGDLILKEAKGGLCAFNMETGLVDNSLCVGRKGRIGCNIHVKGVETHAGNDFEGGRNAIEEMANKILQIQKLTNLEVGTTASVSIIKGGRVSNSIPEDCSIEVDLRFEKVEEMENVKKRIQEICGDTYIEGTSTHVDFVSEMMPFETTEDVMKFHKFVNTVSKENGFGEINAKRLGGSSDASYLTIANVPTICSFGVKGEWNHTSREYALVDSMFERVKLISTIVLNLDKLDI; from the coding sequence ATGAGTACATATCTAAATGAGATTTCTAAATTTGTTGACGAGAATAGAGAAGAAATAATTTCATTGTGGAAAGAGATTGTTAATATTGAAAGTTACACAAACTGTAAAGAGAGTGTAAATAAAGTGGCTGAGAAATTAAAATGTGAGTTTGAAAAAGAAGGATTAGATTGTGATTTAATAGATGTTGGAAATAATGGCAATACATTAGTAGGTACACTTGGTTCTAACAGAAATGAGAAACCAATAATTTTTTCAGGTCATATGGATACTGTCTTTGAAATAGGTACATTTGGAGAAAATCCATTTAAAATAATGGAAGGAAGAGCATATGGCCCAGGTGTGTTAGATATGAAAGGTGGAATAGTAATTTCTTTATACGTTATTAAAGCTTTAAATAAGATAGGGTACAAAGATAGACCAATAAAAATAGTTTTTTCAGGAGATGAAGAGATAGGACACAAGGATTCAAAGGGAGGAGACCTTATATTAAAAGAAGCAAAAGGTGGTCTATGTGCATTTAATATGGAAACTGGATTGGTAGATAATAGCTTATGTGTAGGTAGAAAAGGAAGAATCGGGTGTAATATACATGTAAAAGGTGTAGAAACACATGCAGGAAATGATTTTGAAGGTGGAAGAAATGCAATAGAAGAAATGGCTAATAAGATATTACAAATACAAAAATTGACTAATCTTGAAGTTGGAACTACAGCAAGTGTAAGTATAATTAAAGGAGGAAGAGTATCAAATTCTATTCCAGAAGATTGTAGTATAGAAGTAGACCTTAGATTTGAAAAAGTAGAAGAAATGGAAAACGTTAAAAAAAGAATTCAAGAAATATGTGGAGACACTTATATAGAAGGAACTTCTACACATGTTGATTTTGTAAGTGAAATGATGCCATTTGAAACTACAGAGGATGTTATGAAGTTTCACAAGTTTGTAAATACAGTATCAAAAGAAAATGGGTTTGGTGAAATAAATGCTAAGAGACTTGGAGGAAGTTCAGATGCTAGTTATTTAACTATTGCAAACGTTCCTACAATATGTTCTTTTGGAGTAAAGGGAGAATGGAATCATACATCAAGAGAATATGCATTAGTAGATTCTATGTTTGAAAGAGTGAAATTGATTTCTACAATTGTTTTAAATTTAGACAAACTTGATATATAA
- a CDS encoding ATP-binding cassette domain-containing protein — translation MSILNVNNISYGFGDRTLFKDISFRLLRGEHVGLVGKNGEGKSTFMNIITSQLIPDSGDIQWSNKVRVGYMDQHTKLEKGNTIKDILRESFKELFDMESEMNSIYSKMGEMNEHEINKSLEKVANIQDFLNNNEFYNIDSKIDSIALGLGFRHIGLDRDVSELSGGQRTKVLLGKLLLDEPDILLLDEPTNYLDEEHIEWLRKYLQNYENAFILISHDLEFLNSVVNVVCHLENMTLTRYIGNYENFQKMYEENKRNLRIAQEKQIREISKLEEYIAKNKVRASTSKMAKSRQKKLDKIERISISKEKVRPHFDFKVSPKSGKMIFEAKNLVIGYEVALSKPINLIMERGEKIALIGANGIGKSTLLKSLIGINKPISGSIEVGEEQNIGYFEQEVKEISDKKLIDEVWYEFPRYTRYEIRKMLSRCGLTNQHIESKLSILSGGEQAKVRLCKLINNPSNILILDEPTNHLDSEAKEELKKALISYEGSIILVCHEPEFYTDIVNKIWDCEKWAINYLI, via the coding sequence ATGAGTATTTTAAATGTAAATAATATCAGTTATGGATTTGGAGATAGAACATTATTTAAAGACATATCTTTTAGACTGTTAAGAGGTGAACATGTAGGTCTTGTTGGAAAAAATGGCGAGGGAAAGTCTACATTTATGAATATAATAACAAGTCAACTGATTCCAGATAGTGGTGATATACAATGGAGTAACAAAGTAAGAGTTGGATATATGGACCAACATACTAAACTAGAAAAAGGTAATACAATAAAAGATATTTTAAGAGAATCTTTTAAGGAACTTTTTGATATGGAAAGTGAAATGAATAGTATATACAGTAAAATGGGAGAAATGAATGAGCATGAGATAAATAAGTCTCTTGAAAAAGTCGCTAATATACAAGACTTTTTAAATAATAATGAATTTTACAATATTGATTCAAAGATAGATTCAATTGCTTTAGGTCTTGGATTTAGACATATTGGACTTGATAGAGATGTTTCAGAATTGAGTGGAGGTCAAAGAACAAAGGTATTATTGGGTAAATTATTGTTAGATGAACCAGATATATTGCTTTTAGATGAACCTACAAATTATTTGGATGAAGAACATATAGAATGGTTAAGAAAATATCTTCAAAATTATGAAAATGCATTCATATTGATATCACATGATTTGGAGTTTTTGAATAGTGTTGTAAATGTTGTGTGTCATCTTGAAAATATGACATTAACAAGATATATTGGTAATTATGAAAATTTTCAAAAGATGTATGAAGAAAATAAGCGAAATCTAAGAATAGCGCAAGAAAAACAGATTAGAGAAATATCAAAGCTAGAAGAATATATAGCAAAAAATAAAGTTAGAGCATCAACTAGTAAGATGGCAAAATCAAGACAGAAAAAATTAGATAAAATAGAAAGAATAAGCATATCCAAGGAAAAAGTAAGACCTCACTTCGACTTTAAAGTATCCCCAAAATCTGGGAAGATGATATTTGAAGCTAAGAATTTAGTTATAGGATATGAAGTAGCACTAAGCAAACCTATAAATTTAATTATGGAAAGAGGAGAAAAAATAGCTTTAATAGGTGCAAATGGTATAGGAAAATCAACCTTATTAAAAAGCTTGATTGGAATAAATAAACCAATAAGTGGAAGTATTGAAGTGGGAGAAGAACAAAATATTGGCTATTTTGAACAAGAAGTTAAAGAAATAAGTGATAAAAAACTTATTGATGAGGTGTGGTATGAATTTCCAAGATATACAAGATATGAAATAAGAAAAATGCTATCTAGATGTGGATTGACTAATCAACATATAGAAAGTAAGCTTTCTATATTAAGTGGTGGAGAACAAGCTAAAGTAAGATTATGTAAACTTATAAATAATCCTAGTAATATATTAATACTAGATGAACCAACAAATCACTTAGATTCTGAAGCAAAGGAAGAACTAAAAAAAGCTTTAATATCATATGAAGGCAGTATAATTTTAGTCTGCCATGAGCCAGAATTTTATACTGATATAGTTAATAAAATTTGGGATTGTGAAAAGTGGGCAATTAATTATTTAATATGA
- a CDS encoding MerR family transcriptional regulator, translated as MTIKEVEEKTGLARSNIRFYEKEMLIQPIRNESNGYREYSDTNVEDIKKIAYLRTLGISIDDIRNIMLQKTSLYEVIEKQEQVLKIQISDLENAKTMCEKMLKFDELSYLNLKVEEYIAELPEYWNENKHIFKLDSVSFLYMWGGKVTWGIVIIACLLIAIIAFPKLPAQIPVQWNNGVANSVDKKFIYAYPVICVVFRFILRPFICRWLQIRAFYSDTIADYLTNFLCFVALSVEVFSIFFVYNIVKHITVILFIDTCVFIILLLMGWNKIYQKDEQFSKDE; from the coding sequence ATGACAATTAAGGAAGTTGAAGAAAAAACTGGACTAGCACGTTCTAATATTCGATTTTATGAGAAAGAAATGCTCATTCAACCTATTCGTAACGAAAGTAATGGGTATAGAGAGTATTCAGATACAAATGTAGAGGACATCAAAAAAATAGCATATTTACGAACATTAGGGATTTCTATTGATGATATTCGTAATATTATGCTTCAGAAAACATCTTTATATGAAGTGATTGAAAAACAGGAACAAGTTCTTAAAATTCAAATATCTGATTTAGAAAATGCAAAAACTATGTGTGAAAAAATGCTCAAATTTGATGAACTAAGTTATTTAAATTTAAAAGTGGAAGAATATATAGCTGAGTTACCAGAATATTGGAATGAAAATAAACATATTTTCAAACTTGATTCTGTAAGTTTCTTATATATGTGGGGAGGAAAAGTTACATGGGGAATTGTCATTATTGCCTGTTTACTAATTGCAATAATAGCATTTCCAAAACTGCCAGCTCAAATTCCTGTGCAATGGAATAATGGTGTAGCCAATAGTGTAGATAAAAAATTTATTTATGCCTATCCCGTTATTTGTGTTGTATTCAGATTTATTTTACGCCCATTTATATGTAGATGGTTACAAATACGAGCTTTCTATAGTGATACTATTGCAGACTATTTGACTAATTTTTTATGTTTTGTAGCTTTGTCTGTAGAAGTATTTTCAATATTTTTTGTCTACAATATTGTCAAGCACATTACAGTTATCCTTTTTATAGATACCTGTGTATTTATTATTTTATTACTAATGGGATGGAATAAAATATACCAAAAAGACGAGCAATTCTCAAAAGATGAGTAA
- a CDS encoding CD3324 family protein yields the protein MKYEKAQNILPEEILELIQEYTDGSYLYIPRKSENKKAWGENSGSRNILKERNKEISDKYNKGVSVKELTKDYYLTEHSIRRIIREEKSD from the coding sequence ATGAAGTATGAAAAAGCACAAAATATATTGCCAGAAGAGATACTTGAATTAATTCAAGAATATACAGATGGTAGTTATTTATATATACCACGAAAGTCTGAAAATAAAAAAGCTTGGGGAGAAAATAGTGGTTCAAGAAATATCTTGAAAGAAAGAAATAAAGAAATATCTGATAAGTACAATAAAGGTGTTTCTGTTAAAGAACTTACAAAGGACTATTATTTAACTGAGCACAGTATAAGAAGAATAATAAGAGAAGAAAAAAGTGATTGA
- a CDS encoding dihydrofolate reductase family protein, producing the protein MRKVVLYIAMSLDGYIAEEDGSVAFLDEVASDSQQEDYNTFYDTIDTVIMGNSTYTQVINELSPNEWFYKGKECYVYSKTTSGVTENVKYTNLDPKKLIEQIRAEKDGKDIWIIGGSEIVELFIKDNLIDDYFVYVLPIILGRGIPLFKTGTQRTNLNLKKVSNLEQLVKLEYSKRQV; encoded by the coding sequence ATGAGAAAAGTGGTACTTTATATTGCAATGAGTTTAGATGGTTATATAGCAGAAGAAGATGGTAGTGTAGCTTTTTTAGATGAAGTAGCTTCAGATTCTCAACAAGAAGACTATAATACTTTTTACGATACAATTGATACAGTTATTATGGGAAATTCAACATATACACAAGTAATAAATGAACTAAGTCCAAATGAATGGTTTTATAAAGGAAAAGAATGTTATGTGTATTCAAAGACTACTAGTGGAGTTACTGAAAATGTAAAGTATACAAATTTAGACCCTAAAAAACTAATTGAACAAATTAGAGCAGAGAAAGATGGGAAAGACATCTGGATAATTGGAGGAAGTGAAATAGTAGAATTATTTATAAAAGATAATCTAATTGATGATTATTTTGTATATGTATTGCCAATAATATTAGGTAGAGGAATTCCATTATTTAAAACTGGGACACAGAGAACAAACTTAAATCTTAAGAAAGTTAGTAATTTAGAACAACTTGTAAAATTAGAATATAGTAAAAGACAAGTATAA
- a CDS encoding pyridoxal phosphate-dependent aminotransferase, translating into MISNKMQTLVANSSVIRAMFEEGKKLSDIYGEENVFDFSIGNPSVEPPETIKAVISDILNEESPNLVHGYMNNSGYEDVRDAIANHINKKDGLNLTRDNLIMTCGAAGGLNIILKTLLNPDDEVIAFAPYFGEYKNYTENYDGKLIEVPTNIETFEPDLDALKNAITPKTRALIINTPNNPTGVIYSEELLKNLGELLDTKQKEFNTNIYLISDEPYREIIYDGAKVPCILKYYKNSFIGYSYSKSLSLPGERIGYIVANGEMDDFDDVMSSLNVANRILGFVNAPSLFQRVIARSLDAEVDVNIYKNNFDLLYNSLIEMGFSCVKPSGTFYLFPKAPIEDDKKFCADAKQFNLLLVPGSSFGCPGHFRVSYCVSYDKVKSSLPAFEKLAKLYNLK; encoded by the coding sequence ATGATATCTAATAAAATGCAAACTTTAGTTGCAAACAGCTCCGTTATAAGAGCTATGTTTGAAGAGGGAAAAAAACTTTCCGATATCTACGGAGAAGAAAATGTTTTTGATTTTAGTATAGGAAATCCAAGTGTTGAGCCTCCAGAAACTATTAAAGCAGTTATAAGCGATATTTTAAATGAAGAATCTCCAAATCTAGTTCATGGATATATGAACAACTCAGGATATGAAGATGTAAGAGATGCTATTGCCAACCACATAAATAAAAAAGATGGATTAAACCTTACAAGAGATAATTTAATTATGACTTGTGGGGCTGCTGGTGGTCTAAATATCATTTTAAAGACTCTTTTAAATCCTGATGATGAAGTTATTGCTTTTGCACCATATTTTGGTGAATATAAAAATTATACAGAAAACTATGATGGAAAATTAATAGAAGTTCCTACAAATATAGAAACTTTTGAACCAGATTTGGATGCTCTAAAAAATGCTATTACTCCAAAGACAAGAGCTTTAATAATAAACACTCCAAATAATCCTACTGGTGTTATTTATTCTGAAGAATTACTAAAAAATCTTGGAGAGTTACTAGATACAAAACAAAAAGAATTTAATACAAATATATATTTAATTTCTGATGAACCATATAGAGAAATAATTTATGATGGTGCTAAAGTCCCTTGTATACTAAAATACTATAAAAATTCATTTATAGGATACTCTTATAGTAAATCATTGTCTCTACCTGGTGAACGTATAGGATATATTGTGGCTAATGGAGAAATGGATGACTTTGATGATGTTATGTCTTCATTAAATGTTGCAAATAGAATACTAGGATTTGTAAATGCTCCTTCTCTTTTCCAAAGAGTTATTGCAAGAAGCTTAGATGCAGAAGTTGATGTAAATATTTATAAAAATAACTTTGACCTTCTATATAATAGCTTAATAGAAATGGGATTTTCTTGTGTTAAACCTAGTGGTACATTCTATTTATTCCCAAAAGCTCCAATTGAAGATGATAAAAAATTCTGTGCTGATGCCAAACAATTTAATTTACTATTAGTTCCAGGCTCTTCTTTTGGTTGCCCAGGACACTTTAGAGTATCATATTGTGTGTCTTATGATAAAGTTAAGAGTTCTCTTCCAGCATTTGAAAAACTAGCTAAATTATACAATTTAAAATAA
- a CDS encoding YjiG family protein, whose protein sequence is MSQQNTGSTIVNSKPKKTAVETFMGGAKKGFYIGVEQILPAMIMGYVIVQFLQLTGLVDILGNVFGPVMGIFGLPGESVVVLIAAFFAKAAGAATAANLFAQGIITASQATILIMPCMLMGTLVGHYARIVLVANTSTKYRMLLLAVPIFDAVVGMLIVRVLLTLMGLM, encoded by the coding sequence ATGAGTCAACAAAATACTGGAAGCACAATTGTAAATAGTAAACCAAAAAAAACTGCTGTTGAAACATTTATGGGAGGCGCAAAAAAAGGTTTTTACATAGGTGTTGAACAAATATTGCCAGCCATGATAATGGGGTATGTAATAGTACAATTTCTACAATTAACTGGTCTAGTTGATATCTTAGGAAATGTTTTTGGTCCAGTAATGGGGATTTTTGGACTACCTGGAGAATCAGTCGTAGTTTTGATAGCAGCTTTCTTTGCTAAGGCAGCAGGAGCAGCCACAGCTGCAAATTTATTTGCACAAGGTATAATTACAGCATCACAAGCAACTATCTTGATTATGCCATGTATGTTAATGGGTACTCTAGTTGGTCATTACGCTAGAATAGTTCTTGTAGCTAATACTAGTACTAAGTATAGAATGTTACTACTAGCAGTTCCTATATTTGACGCAGTAGTAGGGATGTTAATAGTTAGAGTTTTACTTACCCTTATGGGATTAATGTAA
- a CDS encoding MarR family transcriptional regulator codes for MDFKKLQHESLSYIICYLQRNFKLYCEKCLKPYKLTNGLYFYLIYINKNRNCSLNDVSTEFEVDKAHTTRTISRLEQDGYIEKIQNPNDSRAFQLRITDKGEEVLGDIKNIFSKWDSNIKKEFLDEEYKDLVKKLHTVKDIKATVEEE; via the coding sequence ATGGATTTTAAAAAGTTACAGCATGAGAGTTTGTCGTATATTATTTGTTATTTACAAAGGAACTTTAAACTTTATTGTGAAAAATGTCTAAAGCCATATAAGCTTACGAATGGCCTGTATTTTTATTTAATTTATATCAATAAGAATAGGAATTGTTCTTTGAATGATGTTTCAACAGAATTCGAGGTGGATAAAGCTCATACTACAAGAACTATATCTAGATTAGAACAAGATGGATATATAGAAAAGATTCAAAACCCTAATGATAGCAGAGCTTTTCAATTGAGAATAACAGACAAGGGTGAAGAAGTACTGGGAGATATAAAAAACATATTTTCAAAGTGGGATAGTAACATAAAAAAAGAGTTTTTGGATGAAGAATACAAAGACTTAGTAAAAAAATTACATACAGTAAAAGATATAAAGGCAACAGTGGAGGAAGAATAG
- a CDS encoding NADH:flavin oxidoreductase, translating into MYSNLLKSIKIGNLELKNIVSFAPTSMGLNLEEKIDKLCKIAKSGVALITIGDVSVRPSFHKMALSLSDEDGIREYKKIVDAIHDSGAKVSAQIFCSDYDMNLIRNAMKLGITSHDEIKKIMDDGVKDYVTNMPKDEIKNIIELFRVTSLNAKKAGFDMLQIHGDRLVGSFSSSIYNNRTDEYGGSCDNRSRFASEIISSIRNDIKDIPIDYKLAIRQENPHYGNAGVLFSEVEYFVKKFESLGVNSFHVTLANHSKLEDTIPINNHPYFKEEGCFLYLADEVKKHTSLPVCGVGKLSSPDFIESVISNKRVDMIAMSRQLLADSDWLQKVREGRVDNIKKCCYCNKKCADALQTHSQFGCILD; encoded by the coding sequence ATGTACAGTAATTTATTAAAGTCAATTAAAATTGGAAATTTAGAATTAAAAAATATAGTGTCTTTTGCACCTACAAGTATGGGTCTTAATTTGGAAGAAAAAATTGACAAGCTTTGTAAAATCGCTAAATCAGGTGTAGCTTTAATTACAATAGGAGATGTATCAGTTAGACCTAGTTTTCATAAAATGGCTTTAAGCTTATCAGATGAAGATGGAATTAGAGAGTATAAAAAAATTGTAGATGCAATACATGATTCAGGAGCAAAAGTTTCAGCACAAATATTTTGTTCAGATTATGACATGAATTTAATCAGAAATGCTATGAAATTGGGAATTACTTCACATGATGAAATAAAAAAAATTATGGATGATGGAGTAAAGGATTATGTAACAAATATGCCAAAAGATGAAATAAAAAATATTATAGAGTTGTTTAGAGTAACATCATTAAATGCAAAAAAGGCAGGATTTGATATGCTTCAAATTCATGGAGATAGACTGGTAGGAAGCTTTTCCTCTAGTATATATAATAATAGAACTGATGAATATGGTGGAAGTTGTGATAATAGAAGTAGATTTGCAAGTGAAATAATTAGTAGTATTCGTAATGATATAAAGGATATTCCAATAGATTATAAGCTTGCGATTAGACAGGAAAATCCTCATTATGGTAATGCAGGAGTTTTATTTTCTGAAGTGGAGTACTTTGTAAAAAAATTTGAATCACTTGGTGTAAATAGCTTTCATGTAACATTAGCAAATCATTCAAAACTAGAAGACACTATACCAATTAATAATCATCCTTATTTTAAAGAGGAGGGATGTTTTTTATATTTAGCTGATGAAGTTAAAAAACATACAAGCCTTCCAGTATGCGGTGTTGGGAAGCTATCTAGTCCAGACTTCATAGAAAGTGTTATATCAAATAAAAGAGTGGATATGATTGCCATGTCAAGACAACTATTGGCAGACAGTGATTGGTTGCAGAAAGTAAGAGAAGGAAGAGTAGATAATATTAAGAAGTGTTGCTACTGTAATAAAAAATGTGCAGATGCATTGCAGACACATTCTCAGTTTGGTTGTATATTAGACTAA